Proteins encoded in a region of the Hydrogenispora ethanolica genome:
- a CDS encoding extracellular solute-binding protein, with protein MKKAWARITGLILLAVMLISVQITFVAAKNSPVELKVEVFDRALPGYQADNNFWTKWIQEHFGKPNNINVKFVPVVRLQEIDRLNVLMASNDAPDIVFTYDLPTVYNYVRYGGLTDLGKPLNKYGRNLKKYLGKEVLDRGVFNGAQYTIPAKRILYGAINGFIRKDWLDKLGMPMPKTTQEWYNTMKAFKEKDPGGLGDQVIPYGMLTDSQNILWYCQLLVDSFKGKMTYEQSQCLPEWLMPGVKDAMRLMNKMYNEGLISPEFALDRDAQKWYRDIQQGRVGFFIGVNDQPYRINPGLSTELKKNVPGAQLVPCDPFVNSQGKRLKRIYDQKGFYIMVPKSSKRAVEAIKYLNWMAKPEVRDFLVNGQKGIHYKEYREGVPIKLLVDGEKRLTDDIAIIVNGKDFGDPEKNIKAWAFGNPGYEKESIESYKMSITGDKYVYPVFPIDSEAKLKNTLYGKGAEIFVKSLTVKPSEFDRIYDALVQEYMNMGGRQVMEDRKVYLKANQRK; from the coding sequence TTGAAAGTTGAGGTTTTCGACCGCGCTTTACCCGGTTATCAGGCGGATAATAATTTTTGGACCAAGTGGATCCAGGAGCATTTCGGCAAACCCAATAACATCAACGTGAAGTTTGTTCCGGTTGTGCGGCTGCAGGAGATCGACAGGCTAAACGTTTTAATGGCATCCAACGATGCCCCGGATATCGTGTTCACTTATGACTTGCCGACGGTATACAACTACGTGCGGTACGGCGGTTTGACGGATTTGGGTAAACCCCTGAACAAGTACGGCAGAAATCTGAAAAAATATTTGGGCAAAGAAGTCCTGGACCGGGGAGTCTTCAACGGCGCCCAGTATACCATTCCGGCAAAGCGAATTTTGTATGGCGCCATTAACGGGTTTATTCGTAAGGACTGGCTGGATAAATTGGGCATGCCGATGCCGAAGACCACCCAGGAATGGTATAATACCATGAAAGCTTTTAAAGAAAAAGATCCCGGGGGGCTGGGTGATCAAGTAATTCCCTACGGCATGCTGACCGATTCGCAGAATATTCTTTGGTATTGCCAGCTTTTGGTGGACTCTTTCAAAGGGAAGATGACTTACGAACAGTCCCAGTGTTTGCCGGAGTGGTTGATGCCCGGAGTCAAAGATGCCATGCGGCTGATGAACAAGATGTATAATGAGGGATTGATCAGTCCGGAATTCGCGCTGGACCGCGACGCGCAAAAATGGTACCGTGACATTCAGCAGGGCAGGGTCGGTTTTTTTATCGGTGTTAACGATCAACCTTACCGGATAAATCCCGGCTTAAGCACGGAACTGAAGAAAAATGTTCCAGGCGCCCAACTGGTTCCCTGCGATCCTTTTGTAAACAGCCAGGGAAAACGTTTAAAGCGGATATATGATCAGAAGGGTTTTTACATCATGGTTCCCAAATCCAGCAAGAGAGCGGTCGAGGCTATCAAATACTTGAATTGGATGGCTAAGCCCGAAGTCCGTGATTTCCTGGTGAATGGGCAAAAAGGAATCCATTATAAAGAATATCGGGAAGGTGTTCCCATCAAACTCCTGGTTGACGGAGAAAAGAGATTAACCGATGATATCGCCATTATCGTCAATGGCAAGGATTTCGGCGATCCGGAAAAGAATATCAAAGCGTGGGCTTTCGGAAACCCCGGTTATGAAAAAGAGAGTATAGAATCTTACAAGATGTCCATCACCGGTGATAAATATGTTTATCCGGTATTCCCGATTGACTCCGAGGCTAAATTAAAAAACACGCTGTACGGAAAAGGCGCTGAGATATTCGTCAAATCCCTAACTGTAAAACCTTCCGAATTCGATCGCATTTACGATGCCCTGGTTCAGGAGTATATGAACATGGGCGGACGCCAAGTCATGGAAGACCGCAAAGTCTATCTAAAGGCTAACCAGAGAAAATAA